The nucleotide sequence GAAGAAGAACCATTAGATTCTAATACTTCAGATACTACACGAACAGTATAAGGACAATCAGCAGGGATCATTCCTTTTAGCGCTCTTTGAGCAAGGTTACCATGTCCAATCTCTCTTCTTGAAGTTCCTCTAATAGGGTAAGCTTCACCGGTAGAGAAAGGAGGGAAGTTATAATGAAGGTAGAATGTTTCTTCGCCCTGATGGGTTGGAAGATCTATTTGGTTTGCTTCACGAGATGTACCCAAAGTTACTGTTGCCAGTGCCTGAGTTTCTCCACGAGTAAATAATGCTGAACCATGTGGAGAAGGAAGATAATCTACCTCACACCAGATTGGACGAATCTCATCAGTTTTTCTGCCATCTAATCTAATTCCTTCTTTAAGGGTAAGATCACGTACAGCTTTTTTCTGTGCATCTGCAAAATAACCTGAGATCATTTTACCTTTCTCTTCCAATTCTTCTTCAGAGAACATTGCTTTTACTTCTTCTTTTAAATCAGAAAAAGCAGTGCTTCTTTCTTTTTTGCTAGTCCCACTTTTTGCAATGTCGTAGGCTTTTTGATAAGTAGCATCAAGAATTTTCTTTTCAAGATCCTCATCTGAAGGTGCTACCTCGTAGTCTCTTTGTTCTTTTTTTCCAAATGCTTCAGCAAGTTTTACTTGCGCTTCACACTGAATTTTGATGGCCTCGTGAGCAAATTTAATAGCTTCAGCCATTTCTTCTTCAGAACATTCGTCAAATTGTCCTTCTACCATCATAACAGAATCTGCAGAAGCTCCAACCATCATATCCATGTCTGCTTCAGCAAGTTTCTCTTTGCTAGGATTTAAGATAAATTCACCATCAACTCTAGCCACACGTGCTTCAGAAATTGGTGTTTCGAAAGGAATATCAGATAATTGAATGGCTGCCGATGCTGCTAAACCAGCAAGTGCATCTGGCATCACTTCAGGATCATGAGACATTAACTGAATCATAACCTGAGTTTCGAATTTATAATCTTTAGGGAATAAAGGTCTTAGTACACGATCTACTAATCGCATTACTAAAATCTCATCATTACTTGGTCTTGCTTCACGCTTAAAATAGCCGCCAGGAAAAAGACCTGCAGCTGCAAATTTTTCCCGATAATCTAATGTTAAAGGGAAAAAATCCATCGTCGTAGGTTTATAAGAAGACACTACAGTACATAAAAGCATTGCGTCTCCCATTCTAACAACAACAGAGCCGTGTGCCTGTTTTGCTAGTTTTCCGGTTTCGATTGAGATTTCTCTTCCATCTCCTAGATCGATAACCTCTTTAAAAGTTTGTGGAATCATAAATTTTGAATATTTGATCTGAATAACTTCACCAGATCTATTTAGTTAAACAATGGTCTTCCGTCATAATGGACGGCCGAGAGTTGTGTTGTTGTCGTTGTAGGCAGACCAATGAAAAACTACCCTTCGTTGGGTGACAATTTCTTAAAATAGGAGTGATCCTATAAAATAAAGAACTTATTTTTGAATATTTACAGTTATCCTTCTGTATAAAAAAAGGGGGCAAAAAGCCCCCTGAAAATTATTTTCTTAATCCTAATTCCTTAATGATAGCACGATATCTCATGATATCTTTTTTCATTAAGTAATCAAGAAGGCTTCTTCTTTTACCTACTAGCATTACTAGAGAACGCTCTGTGTTAAAATCCTTACGATTACTTTTTAAGTGCTCAGATAAGTGAGAGATTCTGTAAGTGAATAATGCAATTTGTCCTTCAGCAGAACCAGTGTTAGATTTTCCTTCACCGTACTTTTCGAAGATTTCTTCCTTCTTTTCTTTAGTTAAATACATTCCAATATTATTTAAATGATTTTTATGTATTGACAGTTTTTCTATCAGGCTGCAAATGTAGTACTTTTTTGTACAAAATTGCTTTATTGCCTAAATTTTATTTCTAAGCTTACTAAGCTCTTACAGGTTGATTCTGAATTAGATCAATATAAAGATTAACTTTATTTTTTAGTTCAGATCTTTTAGTAATAAAGTCTAAAAATCCGTGTTCTTTTAAAAATTCTGAAGTCTGAAAATCTTTCGGTAAATCTTTTCCGGTAGTATCTTTAACTACGCGAGGACCAGCAAATCCAATAAGTGCACCAGGTTCAGAAATATTAATATCTCCTAACATTGCGAAAGAAGCTGTTGTTCCTCCGGTAGTTGGATCTGTACTAAGTGAGATGTATGGTAATTTAGCCTCAGCAAGTTGTGCCAGTTTTACTGAAGTTTTTGCAAGCTGCATAAGTGAAAGCGCAGCTTCCTGCATCCTTGCACCACCAGATTTAGAAATAATCATAAATGGAAGTTTGTTCTGTATAGCGTAATCTGCAGCACGAGCTATTTTCTCACCAACTACAGATCCCATAGAACCTCCAATAAATTTGAAGTCCATACAGGCAATTACCAATTCTCTTCCTTTAGATTTACCTACTGCTGTTCTAATAGCATCTTTAAGGCCAGTTTTTTCCTGAGCGGTTTTAAGGCGATCAGTATATTTTTTGGTATCCTTAAAGTTTAAAGGATCTTTAGCAAGAAGGTTTTTATCAAGTTCCTTATACTTATCGTCGTCAAAAAGAATTTTGAAGTATTCGTTACTTCCTATTCTAACGTGATAACCATCCTCTGGGCTTACATAGAAATTGCTTTCTAATTGTTCAGCATCAACGATTTTTCCTGTAGGAGACTTATACCATAAGCCTTTTGGAACATCTTTTTTCTCTTCAGTAGGGGTTTGGATACCTTTTTGCGTTCTCTTAAACCAAGCAGCAGCCATAGTATTTCAAGTTTTTATCTCCTAAGTTCAGTCATCTTCATTTACCAAGGAGCAATTAATATCAAAAAAATAAAAAACAGCTGAAATTATATAATCTCAGCTGTTTTTGAAAATTGTTATTATAAACTATTTACGTTATTAAGATCTTCGAAAGCTTTCTTTAAACGAGCTTTAAAAGTAACTTCTCCTTCACGAACCCATTTTCTAGGATCGTAATATTTCTTGTTAGGAGAATCTTCACCTTCAGGATTACCAATTTGAGTGGCAAGATATTCTTTCTTGTCATTCATATAATCTCTAATTCCTTCTAAATAGGCATATTGAAGATCTGTATCGATATTCATTTTAATTACACCATATCCAATAGCTTCTCTAATTTCTTCTACAGTAGAACCACTACCACCATGGAAAACAAAGTCAATATGATTTTCTTCAACCCCGTATTTCTTAGTAATATAGTCCTGAGAATCTTTAAGGATAGTAGGAGTAAGTTTAACATTCCCTGGCTTATAAACACCATGAACGTTACCAAAAGCGGCAGCAATAGTGAATTGATCACTAACTTTACTTAGTTCTTCGTAAGCATAAGCAACTTCTTCTGGCTGAGTGTAAAGTTTAGAAGCATCAACATCGGAGTTGTCTACACCATCTTCTTCACCACCGGTAATTCCCAATTCAATCTCTAAAGTCATTCCCATCTTGCTCATACGCTCAAGATATTTTTTACAAATCTCAAGATTTTCTTCGATAGGCTCTTCACTAAGATCGATCATGTGAGAGCTATAAAGCGGCTTTCCAGTTTTTTCGAAATGCTCTTCACTAGCGTCTAATAATCCATCAATCCAAGGTAAAAGTTTCTTAGCACAATGGTCTGTATGCATAATTACAGTTGCACCATAAGCTTCAGCCAAAGTTTGTACATGCTTTGCACCAGCGATACCACCTGAAATAGCAGCTTTTTGATCTTCGTTAGAAAGACCTTTACCTCCATTAAACTGTGCGCCTCCGTTAGAAAACTGAATAATAACTGGAGAGTTAAGCTCTGCAGCAGTTTCTAGAACAGCATTAATACTGCTAGAACTTATTACGTTTACTGCAGGAAGGGCAAAACCTTTCTCTTTAGCGTAATTGAATATTTCTTGTACTTCTTTTCCGGTTGCTACACCAGGTTTGATATTGTGACTCATAATTTAAGTTGAATTAGGTTTACAAAAATAATAAAATAAACTGGCTTAGAAAGGATAATTAATCCCAACATTATAAACCGCATGGCCAAAGTTGTATTCTTTAAACCATCTGTTGCCTAATGATCTGCCTGGATTATAGGTTTTAAAGCCAACGTCGAATCTTAAAATGAAAAAATTGAAATCGTAGCGTAAACCAAAACCAGAGCCTACAGCGATGTCTTTTAAATCGGAAAAAGAAGTGAATGTAGAAGCATCATCCTCTACTATATCCAAAACATTCCAAATATTCCCAATATCTACAAAAAACGCACTATTTAAAGAACCAAATAGATTGTATCGATGTTCTAAGTTAAGTGCTAATTTCATGTTAGCTTCATTAAACTCATTACGTCCGCCACTGCTGCCGGGACCAAGATCGTAAGCCTGCCACGCTCGATTATCGTTGGGACCTCCGGCAAAGAAACTTCTGGTAAAGGGAATGCTGTTAGCATTTCCGTATGGGATGGCAATACCACCAAAAGCTCTAATCGCAAAAATGTTTTGATGTCCTAAATCCCAATGCTTAATAAAATCGATCTCTGGTTTTACATATTGAGAGAAATTTACACCAAGAACATCATAGTTTCCATTAGAATTTTTATCTAAACCAGCAAGACTGGACGCTGCATATAAAAAGTTACCAGCAGTTTCTAACTTTATTCTGAAACGAGTAAACTCACGATCGTAAAGATTGTCTTTCGTATTCCACAAATAAGTGAAATTAGAAGCAAATATTAAGTTATTCTCTGTTAATCGCTGTTTTCGCTCACCAATATTTCTTACGATTTGAGATTGATTTGTAGTGAGCCCCGTAGTTGTACTTCGGTTATTATTTATATCGTTAATAAAAGCATTAGCGCCTTTAGGAATAGTAAGATTTCCACTACCATTTAAGTAAGCAGGATCGGTGACTACATTTACCGAATTTACGACTTCATTTAAATCTTGATAAGAACTTCTATAAACATTAAAGTAATTGGCAGCATTTAAATTTCTTACATACTGGATATCGAGTAAATCAAAACTATTGGTAAGTTTTTTAGAAGGCGTCCACTTATAGTTTAGCTCTCCGGTAATATTTTGTTTGTCGAGCCCGATATTGGTTTGCGTACTCACGCCAATGCTTAGCGATGTGAACGGTGACATGTATTTAGGAACTAACTTTTCGGTATTAATAGGGAAGAAAATTCGTGGAAAAGTTAGACTAACATCTGCGCCAATTTCAGTAATATCGAAAAAGCGATCTTCGCTGCTATTGGTTACCGCGTCTTTTGAAGAACCTATGCTTCCTCTTGCTGATATTTCAAAATTTTCAGCTCCACCAAATACATTTCTTATTAATAACGATCCACCAAATCCTATCCCGAATTTTTGAATATTCGATTGAGAAAGATCAAAATTGAATCCCAAAGAATACTTTTGCTGCGGCGTTAGAAAAATATTGGTGATTAAATCTGTCCCCGTGCTATCTTCGGGATCTGGCATGTATTGGATATTCGGATATTTAAAAACTCGATAAGAATTTAAACGGCTGTACGTTCTGGTACGATCAATATCTCTGTAAATTCTACCCGGTCTAATAAAAACTGCATCGGTAATCGCTTCAGGTTTATAATTTAGCTCATCGTAAGAATAAAGATAATAACCTCCTTTTACCTGTGCGCTGTCTAATAAAGGTTTATTTTTATTAGTGAATTTATAGTCGGTTATAATATTAACCCGACTAATTTTATGAATTTTAAAGCTGTTTTTTACAGTGTCTTCTTCAGCCGTCGGTAGATCTCCAATAATCACACTAGTATTCACATTGTAATTGGTGTTAATGGTATCGGCATCAAAGCTAATGTATTCTTGTTCGAAATTATAAACACCATTATTTCTAAAAAGAGATGTTAATCGATCCCTTTCCGCATTATAATCTAAGGTTTTGTATTGCCTGCCAGATTTAATAACCGAATTTTGATCGTGCTCATTATAAATAGAATCCAAAACAGGAGAACTAATTCTTGTTTTAATTGAATCTACATCGTAAGCTTTCCCGGTTTCTACAAAGTATTCTACTCGGGCTTTTTTTTCTTCCTCTAAAGGAATAATTTCTGAAGATGTTGTTACATTAAACCAACCGTTATTCCAGTAATATGACCTTAATTTTTCTTCGGAATCTTCTATATCCTTGTTTTTAAGTATAACCGGAGCCTCACCAGTTCGCTTTAACCAGGCATTAAAGTCTTTTTTATTCTGAATTAATTGATCAAACTGCTTTCTGGAAAGTCGATTTACAAGGCGTCTAAATTTTACCGAATCTTGAATATATTTTTCATTTAAAACCGAATCGATATGAGGTCTTGCCAGATTATAAAAATGCAAACGTAATGGGATACCCAGTAATTTTGTGTTTGGCTCTTGATCTAACTGCCCGTAAACGCTGGTTTGATTCGTTTTTTCGCCATTAACGTAAATTTGGTTTTGCTCCAACAGCTGCTGATTCTCCTCTAAGCGCTTTACGGCATCACAGGAAAACAGAAAAAGGGTTGCTAAAAAAAATAATGATATTTTTGCGAAAAGCCTTTTCAAACAGTAGGTTTTAAAGTGATCAAAAATACATTTTTTGGATGGTTAGTAAAAGCCAAATTAAATTAATAACGAGCCTGGGACAAAAAAAGTACCGTCAAAAAAACGGACTATTTGTTGTTGAAGGAATCAAAGTGATTCGAGAACTTTTAAATTCTGATTTTCAGTTAGAAAAATTATTTGCTTCTGAAGCGATTTTCGATATTTCTGAAGATCAATTTGTTTTAGCAGATGAGCGCGAGTTAAAGAAAATTACTTTTCTAAAAACGCCACAAACTGCATTGGCGCTTTTTAAAATTCCGCAGCCAAAACTAGAAACTCTGGATGATCTTACCATTGCTTTGGATGGTGTTCGAGATCCAGGGAATTTAGGAACGATCATTAGACTTTGCGATTGGTTTGGAGTTAAAAATCTGGTATGCTCTAAAGATACCGTAGATTGCTACAATCCAAAAGTTATACAGTCTAGCATGGGATCGATTACTCGTGTAAATGTGATCTATGAAAATTTAGCTGAATTTTTACAAGATCAGGATTTGGTAACCTATGGCACTTTTATGGAAGGTGAGAATGTCTACCAAAAGCAACTTCAGGAAAAATCTGTTTTGGTAATGGGGAACGAGGCAAATGGTATCACTTCAGAAATTGAAAAGCTCATTTCAGAAAAAATAAGTATTCCGCAATTTGGCCAATCTCAGGAAACCGAAAGTTTAAATGTAGCAACGGCTACTGCCATTTTCTTAAGTGAATTCCGCAGAAAATAATTTCTTCGGAAGAAGAAAATAGCTTGTTTTATTTTTACTGAAATGTAAAGTTTAAAAACACGGCACGAGTAGTCATGCGATCGATGTTTCCTGTATAAATACTATTAGGATTATCATCACGAACCAGTTCGTCATTTAAACCAAAGACTCCACGAATGGAAGGCGTAAATTTGAAGTAATAAAGGTAGAAATCAATCCCAAAGCCAATTTCCCAATTATAATTATTAGTAGTCATTCTAAACTGCCCATCGTAATTATCATCAGCATTATCTTCGTTACTCGACAAGTTGGTAGAATAGGAAACGCCACCTACGATAAATGGTCTGAAGTTATTTAAACGATTCGTATTTATTTTTAATAATAACGGAACGTGAATATAAGTAGAATTGATTTCTCGATATCTGTTGTCTTCAGTAACACCATTTCCCGGAGTAAAATAAAATCCTCTAGAGCTGAAATTTACTCCTGGTTGAAGGCGTAAATCTACATTTTTATGAAGCTTCAGATTTCCTAATAATCCAACATTAAAGCCAATATTTCTATCTACAGCGATTTCACGACCGGTACGTGGACTGCGATCATAATTTTTATAATCGAAATGAAAGTCGTAGCTGTTAAATCCAAGAAAATAACCCCAAGACCATCTTTTATTGTCGATATCGACACTTTGCTGCACTTTTTCTTTAGAAAAGAGCTGGGCTTGTGCTGGTTTTAACGAAAAGATGATGATGAATAGGATAAAATATCGCTTCATACAATTACTTTGATGCATTATATATTGTGGCAACTCCTAAAGTTTGTGGAGCACTTGCTACAGATATAAACCCAATTTTCTTTAAAATATTGTTGAATTGTTCTCCGTAAGGAAATTCTGCAGCACTTTTGCTTAAATAACTGTAGGCATCTTTATCTTCAGAGAAAAGTTTTCCTAAAGTAGGCAGAACCATATTAGAGTAAAATTTATATCCTTGTTTAAAAGGGAATTTAGTAGGTACAGAAGTTTCTAGCACGATAAATAAACCTCCTTTTTTAAGGACACGGTAAATTTCTGATAAGCCAAGTTCTAAATTCTCGAAATTACGAACACCAAAAGCTACAGTAATTACATCGAAAGAATTATCCTCAAATGGTAAGGCTTCAGAATCTCCCTGAATCATTTCTATCTGAGTTTGCAGATTTTTAGACATAATTTTTTTACGCCCAACCTTTAACATTCCTTCAGATAAATCTAATCCAACAATTTTTTTAGCGCTGGCAGCTTCAGCAATTTGTATCGCAAGATCTCCGGTACCTGTAGCAATATCTAAAACCGTTTCTGGTTGATGGAATTTGGCCATTTGTACAACCTTTTTTCTCCAGCTTACATCAGTTCCCATAGAAATTACGCGGTTCATGCCGTCGTATTTTCCAGAGATTTTATCAAACATTTGCT is from Zunongwangia endophytica and encodes:
- the ubiE gene encoding bifunctional demethylmenaquinone methyltransferase/2-methoxy-6-polyprenyl-1,4-benzoquinol methylase UbiE; this encodes MGKKITPYDGSSQTKKQQVEQMFDKISGKYDGMNRVISMGTDVSWRKKVVQMAKFHQPETVLDIATGTGDLAIQIAEAASAKKIVGLDLSEGMLKVGRKKIMSKNLQTQIEMIQGDSEALPFEDNSFDVITVAFGVRNFENLELGLSEIYRVLKKGGLFIVLETSVPTKFPFKQGYKFYSNMVLPTLGKLFSEDKDAYSYLSKSAAEFPYGEQFNNILKKIGFISVASAPQTLGVATIYNASK
- the rpsO gene encoding 30S ribosomal protein S15, yielding MYLTKEKKEEIFEKYGEGKSNTGSAEGQIALFTYRISHLSEHLKSNRKDFNTERSLVMLVGKRRSLLDYLMKKDIMRYRAIIKELGLRK
- a CDS encoding TrmH family RNA methyltransferase; this translates as MVSKSQIKLITSLGQKKYRQKNGLFVVEGIKVIRELLNSDFQLEKLFASEAIFDISEDQFVLADERELKKITFLKTPQTALALFKIPQPKLETLDDLTIALDGVRDPGNLGTIIRLCDWFGVKNLVCSKDTVDCYNPKVIQSSMGSITRVNVIYENLAEFLQDQDLVTYGTFMEGENVYQKQLQEKSVLVMGNEANGITSEIEKLISEKISIPQFGQSQETESLNVATATAIFLSEFRRK
- a CDS encoding BamA/TamA family outer membrane protein, with amino-acid sequence MKRLFAKISLFFLATLFLFSCDAVKRLEENQQLLEQNQIYVNGEKTNQTSVYGQLDQEPNTKLLGIPLRLHFYNLARPHIDSVLNEKYIQDSVKFRRLVNRLSRKQFDQLIQNKKDFNAWLKRTGEAPVILKNKDIEDSEEKLRSYYWNNGWFNVTTSSEIIPLEEEKKARVEYFVETGKAYDVDSIKTRISSPVLDSIYNEHDQNSVIKSGRQYKTLDYNAERDRLTSLFRNNGVYNFEQEYISFDADTINTNYNVNTSVIIGDLPTAEEDTVKNSFKIHKISRVNIITDYKFTNKNKPLLDSAQVKGGYYLYSYDELNYKPEAITDAVFIRPGRIYRDIDRTRTYSRLNSYRVFKYPNIQYMPDPEDSTGTDLITNIFLTPQQKYSLGFNFDLSQSNIQKFGIGFGGSLLIRNVFGGAENFEISARGSIGSSKDAVTNSSEDRFFDITEIGADVSLTFPRIFFPINTEKLVPKYMSPFTSLSIGVSTQTNIGLDKQNITGELNYKWTPSKKLTNSFDLLDIQYVRNLNAANYFNVYRSSYQDLNEVVNSVNVVTDPAYLNGSGNLTIPKGANAFINDINNNRSTTTGLTTNQSQIVRNIGERKQRLTENNLIFASNFTYLWNTKDNLYDREFTRFRIKLETAGNFLYAASSLAGLDKNSNGNYDVLGVNFSQYVKPEIDFIKHWDLGHQNIFAIRAFGGIAIPYGNANSIPFTRSFFAGGPNDNRAWQAYDLGPGSSGGRNEFNEANMKLALNLEHRYNLFGSLNSAFFVDIGNIWNVLDIVEDDASTFTSFSDLKDIAVGSGFGLRYDFNFFILRFDVGFKTYNPGRSLGNRWFKEYNFGHAVYNVGINYPF
- the fbaA gene encoding class II fructose-bisphosphate aldolase; its protein translation is MSHNIKPGVATGKEVQEIFNYAKEKGFALPAVNVISSSSINAVLETAAELNSPVIIQFSNGGAQFNGGKGLSNEDQKAAISGGIAGAKHVQTLAEAYGATVIMHTDHCAKKLLPWIDGLLDASEEHFEKTGKPLYSSHMIDLSEEPIEENLEICKKYLERMSKMGMTLEIELGITGGEEDGVDNSDVDASKLYTQPEEVAYAYEELSKVSDQFTIAAAFGNVHGVYKPGNVKLTPTILKDSQDYITKKYGVEENHIDFVFHGGSGSTVEEIREAIGYGVIKMNIDTDLQYAYLEGIRDYMNDKKEYLATQIGNPEGEDSPNKKYYDPRKWVREGEVTFKARLKKAFEDLNNVNSL
- a CDS encoding polyribonucleotide nucleotidyltransferase; the encoded protein is MIPQTFKEVIDLGDGREISIETGKLAKQAHGSVVVRMGDAMLLCTVVSSYKPTTMDFFPLTLDYREKFAAAGLFPGGYFKREARPSNDEILVMRLVDRVLRPLFPKDYKFETQVMIQLMSHDPEVMPDALAGLAASAAIQLSDIPFETPISEARVARVDGEFILNPSKEKLAEADMDMMVGASADSVMMVEGQFDECSEEEMAEAIKFAHEAIKIQCEAQVKLAEAFGKKEQRDYEVAPSDEDLEKKILDATYQKAYDIAKSGTSKKERSTAFSDLKEEVKAMFSEEELEEKGKMISGYFADAQKKAVRDLTLKEGIRLDGRKTDEIRPIWCEVDYLPSPHGSALFTRGETQALATVTLGTSREANQIDLPTHQGEETFYLHYNFPPFSTGEAYPIRGTSRREIGHGNLAQRALKGMIPADCPYTVRVVSEVLESNGSSSMATVCAGTMSLMDAGVQLKKPVSGIAMGLISDGENYAVLSDILGDEDHLGDMDFKVTGTTDGITACQMDIKIKGLSYEILVNALKQAREGRLHILEKLTDTIPQPNTNVKAHSPKIITRRIPGDYIGALIGPGGKVIQELQKETGTEIVINEDPVTEEGIVEILGTKQEGIDKVLAKIDSITFKPEKGSVYEVKVIKLLDFGAVVEYLDAPGNEVLLHISELAWERTNNVTDVVNLGDVIDVKYFGVDPKTRKEKVSRKALLPRPERPERKEGDREQRGNREDRKPRNDKK
- a CDS encoding porin family protein, giving the protein MKRYFILFIIIFSLKPAQAQLFSKEKVQQSVDIDNKRWSWGYFLGFNSYDFHFDYKNYDRSPRTGREIAVDRNIGFNVGLLGNLKLHKNVDLRLQPGVNFSSRGFYFTPGNGVTEDNRYREINSTYIHVPLLLKINTNRLNNFRPFIVGGVSYSTNLSSNEDNADDNYDGQFRMTTNNYNWEIGFGIDFYLYYFKFTPSIRGVFGLNDELVRDDNPNSIYTGNIDRMTTRAVFLNFTFQ
- the accD gene encoding acetyl-CoA carboxylase, carboxyltransferase subunit beta yields the protein MAAAWFKRTQKGIQTPTEEKKDVPKGLWYKSPTGKIVDAEQLESNFYVSPEDGYHVRIGSNEYFKILFDDDKYKELDKNLLAKDPLNFKDTKKYTDRLKTAQEKTGLKDAIRTAVGKSKGRELVIACMDFKFIGGSMGSVVGEKIARAADYAIQNKLPFMIISKSGGARMQEAALSLMQLAKTSVKLAQLAEAKLPYISLSTDPTTGGTTASFAMLGDINISEPGALIGFAGPRVVKDTTGKDLPKDFQTSEFLKEHGFLDFITKRSELKNKVNLYIDLIQNQPVRA